Sequence from the Ooceraea biroi isolate clonal line C1 chromosome 2, Obir_v5.4, whole genome shotgun sequence genome:
atattatccatttgattataattcaataattacgCTTAATGATCGCTAAGCTTTGCTAAACGCGTGCTTTACGCAGATTACACTAAGGAAGCCGATACCACTTAGGCCTTTTCAAAAAGATAGGATGGATAAGTGAGATATATGTATGGTATGTATATGGTATGTGTATGTCTGTGCGTCTGTATATCCTAACAGTAGAATTTTTTAGgagaaaaagtattatacagAGTCCCAGACCATTCGTTTAACTACCGTTAACAGCACTTTTCCGAAATTATAATACGGAGATAAAATtcctaatattaaaatatcaaagccataatagatttttaaataagaagcGTTTACAGATGACTGATTGCATCGTTTAAAGTTGCTACACTCGGGACAGTGCATCGCACAATAGTGAAAGCATCCTCAGATAGCCCATAATTTATCGTTCGatttcatcatttttaaaCCAAGAAGAATGCATTTATTTGATGACACCTTCACTACTGTGCGACACGCTGTGTCTGAGCGTACAAATTTTGGATGATATAATTGGCCAAGTTCAAACGTTCCTCATTTTAAATCTGCTACAGTCTCGGCGTTTTTTGCTATTAGGAATTTAATCTTCAAACGATCTCGGGAATATGCTATCAACAGGTGGAGCATTATAGATTTCGGACATCTTGTATATATGCCAAGCACATGTAGATACTTCATGTACGCTATAAGCGAATAAAACTTTTGGCACAGTACATCATACATGATGTATACGTCACAAAGGAAGTAACATAATCGGATGCAAATCGTGTAAATCGTGAAacgtgataataataattaaagaaataggAAAGTGACGTAGAAAACTAACCTCGCAATTATTCAGGAGTACGCAGtagtggaaaaaaaagagaaaagcaaGTAAATAATCGATAACACAGTGAGTTCAACGAAATACATTTATGGGACCGTTCGATTTTGAGATTAACCGATTAATACATAAATCTGTTATATTCGAGACGTCTTAATTCTCTGAGATCGTTCAATTGCTTTCTATCAAAGTACAAAATTTTgcttaataaaatagaaaatcgcATTTTTCTCGAGCTTGCCTGCTCTTCGATGTTTGCAACTAATCCTATGATCATCATTATCTTAGCGTATTACATAATCTTTTGTCAGCATAATACCATTTATTATCCTAGTGTGTTGACTTGTGAcagtttaaatttatataaaatccacAAATTTTGTACTcgcattttgtattttctcaCGATTTTTCACGTTggaacattaaaattaatggatTATAGATGAGCATGATATCTCTAtgtgcgtatatgtatatatgtgcggctcgatatatacatatatatatattttttccatataTGTCCTCCCCACGTACAAAGCTACCATTTATCACAATACTTTACTAGGCCACAACCAATGCAAACAAGAATACATTTGGAATATACCTGAATCTTTATCGACATCCTCGTGGAGGAAAGATTCATTGTCTTTTCCCTCGGGGCCTTTTCGCACCGCCGGCGTCAATGCGTTCGAATCAGTCTCGTGATCTCCCGCTTCCTGCGTATTGTTCTCCAACGGTGGGATACTAGGCGTAGGAGCGCTGACGTACGTCTGAAAAAAACGTGTATACCGCCAATTAATAATCACGTTTACTCGATGaaatcgatattaaaaattttttaattcaatattaaaatattaaattaaaaattaaatattaaaatcccgtattaattaatattctcgaGGCAAGCGAGGGCTATTCAGGATATCTTTAATTTGCCACACCTGTTGCGCCTGTAACCTCAAGCGAGCTTCCTCCTGAGCGTCCTTCTTCGTGGTGAGAACCTTGTCTCGAATAGACGTCCGACGTACACTCTGCGTTCGCGTATTTATGCTCTGTGACCTGCGCACCCTCCGTCCTTGTGCCTCGCGAAGCCGTTTACTCTCTTGCTCCGTTTTCAGTTCCATTATCCTTTCCCTGATCTCCAGATCTTCGCATATATCTGCGGCACGTGtcgtaaaaattaaagaaacgaAGAGAGATAGGATCGTCGGGCATGAATCGATGAATCTTACCTGCGGGAGTCTCATCGTGCTTGTTCTTCGCGTTTAGATCTGCTCCATTCTGCACTAGCAACTCGAGCACCTCCAGCTGCAACGTAAAGCTGTATGTAAATGGTGCACATAATATTTCGAACAATATCCAGCTTTTAGATGACAAAACATCATGAACAGATTTGCCACTTGGGTGCAGAAGTGTGAAGATGAACAATTTAGACTCACATGTCCCCAACATGCGGCCGCATGTACCGGCTGCCATTTGTCGTTATCCTCCACATCGGTCGACACGTGCTGATCAAGAAGAAACTCTACGACTCTTACGTAACCATTTGCCGCTGCAATGTGAAGCTGTAATAAAGTCGTACAGTTATGCAACTGTAAGTACGATGCGTTATAAGAATCTCTAGTTTTTCCCTGCGCAAATAAATCACTCTGGATACGTACAGGCGTAGCACCTTGATGATCTTTGTACTCGAGATCACCTCCTAACGAGGCGATCTTCTGCAAGTCCCGTAACATTTGAATCTCAGTCGAAGCTCTCGTCTCGTCTATTAATTCTTGAGTCACTCCTCGCCTCGCCATCTCGCCTGTGTCACGAAGGTATCATTTAAGAGTATTTAAAggtgtttaatttaataaataatatttaaaggtatttaatttgcataaataatttgttaattttatttatcacatttaGAGACACGGCGATCGTTGAACGACTCATCAGAAAACAAAGAACCCTAAGGGAGATTATTACCTTCGATGCAGTCCAACGTTTTCTCATCCTCGCAAATGTCGTACGGCATATTGCCGTCAGCGTTAACGGCTAATAAATTTGCACCCCTGGCGATAAGATATTTAACTAAGTGCAGGTGACCGCACGTAGCAGCCGCGTGCAGCGGCGTCCACTTCTCGCTGTCCTCCGCGTTCACGTTAGCACCAAATTCGATCAGCAGCTTCATCATCTCCTCATTGTCGTCGATGCAACACTGATGCAGCGCGGTCAAGCCGTCCTCGTTCGTCGAGTCTGGATTCACGCCCTTTTTCAAAAGTCGTCTTACTGAAAGGAGACAAGCGTCGATTATGCAAGATGGTAAATGTAGAGCTTGTTGCAAATGCAACATAACATACACGTTCAACTAATCTAGCTCCTGCTTACCTTCATCGATATCATTTCTTGCAGCGGCTTCTAATAACATAACACTATCGCTAAAATATATGTGACGCTTGTTACTTGTGTGCCTAGTCTGGTGTCGTAACCACTCCTTTTCACGTTGTCTCCATACTTTTAATTGCTGTAGCCTACGATGGCGTGCTAAGTGTAACCGTTCTTGCGTCGTCAGCCTTTCGACGTGTATCATTTCCGCGACCAACTCGGAGTGTTCCATCGTTAGGTGCTTGTAATTTTTGCAGGTATATTTACCTGTTAAAAAGAGGAACATAAGTTATTACCGAGTGCAAATATAATTCATTTGtctgcacacacacacacgcgcatacatacacacacacggtGCATAAATTTTGCTACTGCCAGAGAAACGAAATAATCTtcagaataaatttgtatttatatataatattcacacaCAGATTACAATATTCCAAAAGAAAAAACGATTATTAAAAGAATCAGGAAACTACGAAAAAATGCTGTAAACCTAGAATTGTTTTACCTTTATTGTTAGAAAACCAAGATCTCATTCTTTCAGAGAATTAAAAGTGTTTTGACAAGAGATACTTGATGCCATTTTGCTGTACAATCAGGATTCTCGCTTACTTCAACAATGCACACACAACTTAACCAATCCCTCCTGAGTTATCTGGCAGAAATGATAGCATATTTTAAACTGTGGCTCCATTGAACTTATCACCTACTTAGGTAAGTAAACACACGATATTTGCACAAATGTTCTTACATGCTGACAGAAAGCTTTCTGGGGATGGTAACAATGATTTAATGTCGATGCATGTTTTTTTCCTAAACTTATCACCACTACATAGAATACCATGTACTATTATAGGAGATGAGATGACTGaacttatatatatctatcttGAAAATTCTAAAGAAAtcttttgtatataaaatgtgataatattcgatatgtaacaatatttaatcaataatccaatttgataataaagattacaatatctACAAAAGAAGATAGTATATCAAAGAGCGCaaagaaaatttgaatttttagtgcaaatatattaaactcGATACAACTTAATTTAACagtttaatatttgatatttcattttaatatcgctaaattttctttgttttggTTAAAACTACTTAAGAAATTTGCTTTGGTCATGAAATCAAGATCAATTTAACTTCTACATATACatgatacattttataaattgtatccCTACTCTCAACAGATAGGCACAGTGTCATTAGAGACATCatcaagaataatattatttagatattaCTAATTATATTCAGTAatgaaagttttatatttcagaaataatttctaaaaaccatgaacattttttatcaCTACTCTCATttgtatttgatatttttttcctcttctccaAATAAACATTacttaaaaatacaataagtAAAAACAATCATACATGAACATGATTTTTTATCAACGTACATGGGATACATTACATAATGAGCATCTCTGTACGATTAGAAGGCAGAGAAGCATTTGATCTCTCACTGCACACTGCCTCACAACCTAGTGACACAAAATGCGGACACACGTAGCGTACAGGCAGCACCTTGCCGATCACTCGTTTGACACGCACGGGCACCCAGTTACACGTTGATCCAGCACACAATCACCGCGAAAAAAAGGAACTCAGTGGAGCAGCAAGCTGTATAATCCGCGCGTTCTCACGGGAACTCATCGCGCTCGTTCTCGCGTCTGATTCCGCATCGCGAGCGATGGAAATGCGTAAACCCCGCAACGAGCGGAGTATCGCCAGGCGGCTAATGCTCACTTTACTTCCTGCCAATTACATCGCCTGGCGGGATATCGTGGCCATCGCGCGATCAAGGCCAGGACGCGCGGTGCTGCCCGACTATCGCGCAGGATCTTCGCAGGAACGTGAGAAAGCGGGGTACTCGCCGGGGGGGCACCGGAAGCACCACTGGAATTCTCGACGATCGGCGCGATCGAATAATAATCGCTCAGCCgagcgttcttttttttttcgtctcGTACTTACATATGCAAGCGCGCGACCTGACGCACGCTGACAGCCACGGTGACAATCCGCTTTCCTTCTTCCCCTagtttcctcgcgcgcgcgggccaGTGGAAtgtaacgacgacgacgacgacgacgatgaggatGAGGATGCAGACACGGATGAGGACAAGCGAACGCCAGGCGACGGCGGATTCATTCGCGTTGCGTCTCGTACCTGTCGCGCGCGGACGACGACATAATTCTCGATATGTCGCCACACGCGCCTGCTCTACCGTCCCCCGTGGGTTAATCAGGTACTGATCGGTGGCGCAAAATCCGTTCGCGCGTTCCCGTTTGCCCAGCAGCGCGTGCAGCCGCGAGACCATCTACCTGTCGGTCGCCATTTTTAAACCACCTACGAGAGATCGCGCCTGCGAACGCCTGTCTcgtctcgcctcgcctcgccttgCCTCGCGCCACCCTTCACTCCGCACCGTCCGGCTTGTTCCAAAAGCCCGCTTCAACGagacgaaacgaaacgaaatgGAAGAGTAGGTGCGCTCaggctcgttcgttcgctcgctcgctcgcgatcgcCGCCGATCGGCGGTAGCGCGTTACTTCCGCGCAACGACGATTACGGCCACGAGTAAAATCGTTGCGTAACCGTTTCGCCGTTACGCGCTCAGCCGATCGATAAGCGAGGTATCGCTCGCGCGTTACGTCGGGCGCGAGAACGAGATTTCGCGTTCGGAATTCCCGATCGGGAAGGGCCGATTAGCGATCGAGAATTGTGCGAATTCGCTGGGCGCCAGGTACGTGTGTTTACGCTTCGATGAATCTTGAGATGACGTTTCCGGCATCaccatttttcttatattcttCAATTTCTACTATTAAATATTAGGTGCTGAGGGTGCACCATGTTTTTCATATTctccaatttttaatattaaatattaggtACTGGGGTgccgagaaaaaaaaactatacatatatatatctccatgtgcgtgtgtgtatctgTATATCACTCTCATGctagaattaaatttttttaacaatgaAATTTATTCCGAAAATTGAAACTTAAATTACTGAGTCGTAACGTATATTCccgtttttaaaatgtttttaataacatagATTGCAACACAATTCATTACTATTCAttactaaatttattaaaaacactaaacaaACAGGACGAATGTATGCTACAACTCGATACGTTTGAATATTGAAGAAAGCGCGCTCCTGTCATCGCAATTCCGAGACGCATGCTTCGATGAGTCAGTCGCTGTCATTCACAGACGTGCGATCGATCGTGCATCGAACGATTGTGCTCGATAAAGTGCCGGCCTGTTCGCTGAATTCGTTAATCCTCGATTCGAGCGAGATAAAAGTGAATCTTATCGCGTGTAGCTCGGTGCCGCGTTTCACGTGCGTATTTTTCCACCTGCATCCTTGAGAGTCGATCTCGCGAGCATCGTGacatacaaatatttacgACGTCCGCCGATATGGAAGAACACCTTAGCGACAGCGGCAGCAAACCGCATTACGCGATCGTTGCTGGCATTTTTGCGACTAGCGGTAGTCTTCTGGGCAAACTCGCTGGCGGCGCTGATGCATCGTCATTGGTAAGTTGGCGGCAAATATGAATCACTGTTAGAGCCACTATAAGTGTACAAGCTGATTTAACCagttttttcaaaacaaatCCGGGTTTGAAATGACGAAGATTAATGAAAACTAATCTCGGGTGTTTGTTAACAACATCAAATTATTCACTTTTACGTTTTGTATGTACACATTGATCGCAGCATTTAATCCTAGCTTCCCACACAGAGTGTCTGAAACCccaaaataaagtaattcacgattttttaatataatcttttttcacaagcgaatattttacaacctaatattttacctactttctttttcaaattttccttGCATAGGCATATTCCTTGATGTGTGGCGTACCGatggaaaaaaatcatttaaaatcagttgattttttctgatatttttaactaaatgttcGACGTGGGGTAGCCTGTACCCCAGTGTGAGAAGTccgtgaaaattgaaaagtgaCAAGCTAGGGTTAAAAGAAcaatgtttaaatttaatataaatacaatagaCCTCTGTGTAACGCAGTGGACACAGTGCgctttatatgaattttagaGAAACGTGAGAAGTGAGACGCACGCTCATTTGCCAATCTTCTTTATCCAGAAATTTTATGCGATTGTTTGCACAATACTAGAGGAGttttttcgattaatttaatctccATCTGCACACTAAAATTAGCATGTTTGTGACAAATccaaatgtatataaaaataaaattttataaattggaTGACTGGGAAGCCCATATCGATCTTCttaacaaaattcaaacgcaaatctctgcattaagaattaatattacaaagttttgcgtctGAACCTTGCCACACAACTTTCCggtaacgcaaaactttgtatggTGAATAAAGAATTATAGACTGCTATAGGTCTACTGTAAAACTGTTGTATTAATTTACACACTTAAcattttatgattataattatatgaaaattacagaaaatattatagCCATGTATAGAAAATCgaaataatactaaaaaataaaaaggtaaaaagatattgaaaaaaaggaaaagaatattgagaataataaaatttagcaaagcAATTgtgatatataacatatacaaaGTAATGAATgactaaaaataaattaaacacgaGAAGCTTGAAGTTATAAACGTCGACCTGGATACAAagcaatataatattcataaatattttaaaactcaAATAAAATTGGGAAAATGAAAAGAGCTGATACTTTTATACGAGACTATTTTGTTATGTTGCTTTTAATCTCGATTTccaaattgaaattttttgataaataataattttcatatcataggaaataatatgcatataattCAGCAAAATTATCCTCagtaaatcaaattaattaatttaatagcaCATTTTATATCGATGagaaaatttttcaagaatactaattttatttactatttatgcCACATAAAATATAGAGGACATTTATTTGTTTCATAAAAGCTGATGCTATTACTGAAAGGCGCGCTTCTGGTCTTTATGATCGTGTGCAATACCGTGGGATGCATGTTTTTTGTCAAAGCGCTTCATGGGAGCGGATCTTCCTTGCCAGTAACAGTCGCTAGTGCAGCTACAAATTACGTTTGTTCGGTGagttgataaattttataactaatttcataaataatgtatGTTTGCAGCATCTAATGAGCTAATCTCACAAAATGTCTCATAGGCTTATCTTATTGacaaatttaaacaatttctcTTCACCAAGAATCTTGTATTTAAACTATTTATGATCGAAAAAAACTAAGATTTAAGAGGATAAACACAAGATCTAATAATTTCTCAAGTCAATTTCAAAAGTATTCTAACGAATTACAAACATATGCTGAAAAAGGTTTTTAGAAAATTGCGTCATAAATGATAATCTTCCCGACAGTtctattaagaaaaaattgcCTCTAGATTCGTCagaatatcattaaaattggtcattaaatcatattatatttatgaaggTGGAGCTCAAAGAGCACACTACAAAAACAATTAAGGCTACGGGATCGTGACtgctatttttaaaaagtaattgtaGCAATATGCTGTAcaataagagaaaaatgaaataatacgaAAGGAAATATAATCTACAAGAGGATACTTAACTGCAATTATTTGCCTGTGCCAATAGTCAGATTAATATATACTTCCGAGAGTCGGAGGTTTATTCGCAAAGAGTGAAAGTTGTTTCGCAAACTAGACGCAATTCCGCGAGCGTGCACAATGCGGTCATAGCAATTATATGTGTACAGTTACATGGCGATTGAACGAGAACGATATGATACATGCTCTTGAAATGCAATCTTGATAGTGGCACATTGTAAGCGAGGAAATACGCCAGAGAATTATTAAACGATTATTAGGAACATTATGCCTACCTATTCACAAACTATTCCATCCTTTCTCGCTGCCTGCAGAACACCTTCGTACAATGCATATGCTTTACACTTGTATAATGCACGATACTTACacattgttaaatattaaatatctgtttttagcctattaaaacattaatatctttatgagagattttatttcttatcacatattaatataattcattatttattagtaataaattgaacgtatatttgttttacattttctgcatttattatattgtaatatttacagCTTTATGCGTTATAATAGAAGTTTTCTTTGATCCTCTGCggaaattgattttaatacacGTGTTCATGCAAAGCTACTGAAGCGGCATACCACATATCGATTTCGTTggtataaaattaaacatttacgAGATCAAGTTTGAATTTGGGGATATAGATATCTATGTGGGGATATAGATATCTTAACTTAAGAATGTCGCCGATTGCAATTCCTCTAGAAATAAGGATGTAGTTATATGTGTCAAACACGTGGCTCACCGATTACATCCATCTTTCATGTTTTACACCTCTTGCACAGAAAGAACCttgcaaaaatgcaaatgcaacTATGACGGACGACTTTATTTTCGCAGACAAAATATAATTCCATATGATACGATAAGAATATTAACAAGTCCAACAATGGACTATCATTTATATGACAAACTTATCAATTTTATGTATGatacagaaattaaaaaagatattaggACTTTTAGAAATCGTTACATTAAGGTACTAgctgaatatctcatttttGTTGAAGGCTCTCGTAGGTTTCATCGTATTTGGCGAATCCACGTCATTAACTTGGTGGTGCGGAACATCCTTGGTACTTTTTGGTTTGGTTCTAATTTGCTACATTCCTACTGAAAAGGATACTTCCACTGtcgagaagaaattaaaacagCAGTAGccgttttatgtaaaaataaagttacttgaacgtattataatattgatatattacaatcacacatatgtatatttgtgtGCCTTAtcttaaataatgttttatatctataattctctatttttctattaactattaactattgttatatttataacaattttcatataaattacgAATTTTCTATGTGTATCGAAATGTCATAGCTTAAACAAGATTTCATAATTCGTAAGAACTTTAATTCCTACTGCGATTCCTATAGTGATGTAATAGTTCCTATAgtgatgtaattatattactacAGCATTGTAGTACTTTATTAAGCTTCCAACATTacctttatataatatattgagaatttatttatttatttaatatttattgttcacaggaaaatattgtattgacgtatgtatatggataaccaataaattataattttccttgtataaatgatacataattttcgcAAACACTTTCGTCTTATTTCATGCGACGTGTCCTCTTTAGCCAATCGTACAAGAAGAGCGCGCTTCGGCAACGCGCAGGATACATGAGTCCATTCAAGATCAGGTCTTGTCACACCCCTCATCTGCACCGGCATCCGGCATACGACGCAACCGTAGCTCAGTATCCCATGTGCGAGTCCTACTACACTAGATTTCTGATTTGTAGGACAGGGTCGAGAGACGCCAGGGGATGAGAACGGCCTTTATCGAGCGGCTTCTGCGCGAGcccgccgacgccgacgccgacgccgacatTGTTGACGCTTACTCTCAGGGGTGGAATACTCTTCCATATACCGCGGGTGACCTCGCcgaatatatagaaaatttaaaaacgtatCGCAAAGGGGATCAACCAGAATTGATAAGATTACAGGCGAGGGTACTTGGCTGGACTCACATGGCGAGGgaaatatctaatataaaaCTCGTAAAGATAGCATTCTCTCGTTTCGAGCATGAAACTGAAACGCTTCATTCAGTCCTGCCAGAATCCCCTCTGCATTTCGCGTTCGTCCCCTTCCATCACCGACCGCGACAAATCTGTTACGAGATTTCCACCTTCATCCTCGCCCACCTCGTGGCATTGAATTTGAACGGGATGTAGATTCCGCCGGACAACGAGGTGAGAACGACGACGTCGGTCATTCGCGGTGCTACGTAACAGCTCCGACGTAAGGGTGAGAGACGAGGGATGATCCCCTCAGTCTCTTATCGCGACCGGGCCGTGGGATCCGGACTCCCAACACTTCCGTACTTGTTACACGCTGCGACGAACGAGATCAACGTCTTGAGAAAGCTACATCCTCATCAGCAATGTCCGTGAAACATCACTATGGAACATCGGGGGGCTGAGTCTGACAGTTATCGTGAGCAACGACTGATTAATCGCAGTGCTTCTGGAGTTCGGGGGCTCGTAAGGTGCGCGTCCTCGGAGTGATCACTCTCGTGGCATAGATCAGCATCGTAACTTATCCTGCTTTTCTCACCGTCACCAGATAATCCTGCGCTGATTAAGGAAGAGGGATGGAGAAGGTatagaagaagaggaagagtcTTTAGGATGAGATCGTGACGCAGGATGTCGAGCAGTGCCAGCGTCGGAATTGTCAGCGAAACACGCATTCGCGACAGGCAGTTCGCGCAGTGATAGGATCTGCCCCACTATCCTGCACATTGCCCTAGGTATTGCCCGCCGTTGTCACGGTTCAGTTTCTCCCACTTTGCATGCAGCACCCCATCTgtcttctctttccctctgctTTCTTCAGTCTCTTTTCGCCCTGATTTATTCGCCAACGGGTAAACCTCTTGGCGTGCATTTCTTGCGCTGAGAGTAGGGTAGTTTCCGTATGACGTGCCTTTCTGTTGGATCttgggaaaaagaagaaggaaaagagagagaaagagagagtgtgtatgtgtgtatgtgtgtggtgtgtatatgtgaaagaaaggagagaagcATACGAATTGCGGTGCAATTTGGTGCGTATCTGCTACGACGTCTGAAAGTGCGATCGAATGATGGATTCAAAAAGGTACGATTTGATGCTGTCAGCCACTTCGGAAGTGCTTCCTTGCGGGAAGCGGGGTTGAACGAAGTCTGAGCTACTTCTCTACTTGCTGTGAGTTGCCCTTCCTCGGAGAAAGGGGAACAGCATCTCGTAAATGCAATGAGCTGTTTTGTGATAAGAGGGAGCCATCGCTCTCGAAGGAGTTC
This genomic interval carries:
- the LOC105281632 gene encoding protein phosphatase 1 regulatory subunit 16A isoform X2 yields the protein MRSWFSNNKGKYTCKNYKHLTMEHSELVAEMIHVERLTTQERLHLARHRRLQQLKVWRQREKEWLRHQTRHTSNKRHIYFSDSVMLLEAAARNDIDEVRRLLKKGVNPDSTNEDGLTALHQCCIDDNEEMMKLLIEFGANVNAEDSEKWTPLHAAATCGHLHLVKYLIARGANLLAVNADGNMPYDICEDEKTLDCIEGEMARRGVTQELIDETRASTEIQMLRDLQKIASLGGDLEYKDHQGATPLHIAAANGYVRVVEFLLDQHVSTDVEDNDKWQPVHAAACWGHLEVLELLVQNGADLNAKNKHDETPADICEDLEIRERIMELKTEQESKRLREAQGRRVRRSQSINTRTQSVRRTSIRDKVLTTKKDAQEEARLRLQAQQTYVSAPTPSIPPLENNTQEAGDHETDSNALTPAVRKGPEGKDNESFLHEDVDKDSVAGSDPPVGSQQQSPIYATDSDTNGKINIHVSVVFVKSLSDLKKQRAQNRHISGSSLDANGNGIPMPVSSISNSDLSTDDFTHQRFTGNTSEIVGDNHSEKSCCTVM
- the LOC105281632 gene encoding protein phosphatase 1 regulatory subunit 16A isoform X1 gives rise to the protein MRSWFSNNKGKYTCKNYKHLTMEHSELVAEMIHVERLTTQERLHLARHRRLQQLKVWRQREKEWLRHQTRHTSNKRHIYFSDSVMLLEAAARNDIDEVRRLLKKGVNPDSTNEDGLTALHQCCIDDNEEMMKLLIEFGANVNAEDSEKWTPLHAAATCGHLHLVKYLIARGANLLAVNADGNMPYDICEDEKTLDCIEGEMARRGVTQELIDETRASTEIQMLRDLQKIASLGGDLEYKDHQGATPLHIAAANGYVRVVEFLLDQHVSTDVEDNDKWQPVHAAACWGHLEVLELLVQNGADLNAKNKHDETPADICEDLEIRERIMELKTEQESKRLREAQGRRVRRSQSINTRTQSVRRTSIRDKVLTTKKDAQEEARLRLQAQQTYVSAPTPSIPPLENNTQEAGDHETDSNALTPAVRKGPEGKDNESFLHEDVDKDSAVAGSDPPVGSQQQSPIYATDSDTNGKINIHVSVVFVKSLSDLKKQRAQNRHISGSSLDANGNGIPMPVSSISNSDLSTDDFTHQRFTGNTSEIVGDNHSEKSCCTVM
- the LOC105281633 gene encoding transmembrane protein 42 is translated as MEEHLSDSGSKPHYAIVAGIFATSGSLLGKLAGGADASSLLMLLLKGALLVFMIVCNTVGCMFFVKALHGSGSSLPVTVASAATNYVCSALVGFIVFGESTSLTWWCGTSLVLFGLVLICYIPTEKDTSTVEKKLKQQ
- the LOC105281632 gene encoding protein phosphatase 1 regulatory subunit 16A isoform X4; its protein translation is MRSWFSNNKGKYTCKNYKHLTMEHSELVAEMIHVERLTTQERLHLARHRRLQQLKVWRQREKEWLRHQTRHTSNKRHIYFSDSVMLLEAAARNDIDEVRRLLKKGVNPDSTNEDGLTALHQCCIDDNEEMMKLLIEFGANVNAEDSEKWTPLHAAATCGHLHLVKYLIARGANLLAVNADGNMPYDICEDEKTLDCIEGEMARRGVTQELIDETRASTEIQMLRDLQKIASLGGDLEYKDHQGATPLHIAAANGYVRVVEFLLDQHVSTDVEDNDKWQPVHAAACWGHLEVLELLVQNGADLNAKNKHDETPADICEDLEIRERIMELKTEQESKRLREAQGRRVRRSQSINTRTQSVRRTSIRDKVLTTKKDAQEEARLRLQAQQTYVSAPTPSIPPLENNTQEAGDHETDSNALTPAVRKGPEGKDNESFLHEDVDKDSVFYVTFLFL
- the LOC105281632 gene encoding protein phosphatase 1 regulatory subunit 16A isoform X3, whose protein sequence is MEHSELVAEMIHVERLTTQERLHLARHRRLQQLKVWRQREKEWLRHQTRHTSNKRHIYFSDSVMLLEAAARNDIDEVRRLLKKGVNPDSTNEDGLTALHQCCIDDNEEMMKLLIEFGANVNAEDSEKWTPLHAAATCGHLHLVKYLIARGANLLAVNADGNMPYDICEDEKTLDCIEGEMARRGVTQELIDETRASTEIQMLRDLQKIASLGGDLEYKDHQGATPLHIAAANGYVRVVEFLLDQHVSTDVEDNDKWQPVHAAACWGHLEVLELLVQNGADLNAKNKHDETPADICEDLEIRERIMELKTEQESKRLREAQGRRVRRSQSINTRTQSVRRTSIRDKVLTTKKDAQEEARLRLQAQQTYVSAPTPSIPPLENNTQEAGDHETDSNALTPAVRKGPEGKDNESFLHEDVDKDSAVAGSDPPVGSQQQSPIYATDSDTNGKINIHVSVVFVKSLSDLKKQRAQNRHISGSSLDANGNGIPMPVSSISNSDLSTDDFTHQRFTGNTSEIVGDNHSEKSCCTVM